In one Fastidiosipila sp. genomic region, the following are encoded:
- a CDS encoding helix-turn-helix domain-containing protein, with product MSKHQHLTLEERVQIKVKLDAACSFRKIAKDLGKSPTTISQEIRKHRRRIEKNAFNTLYNPCKHRHHCSAKLLCGRLYCEKKTCASCKEGCSSLCPHFEEEHCPLLQKAPFVCNGCKQKNRCGLTRYEYMPSVAQQEYLELLSDARLGRSYLPEEITFINETVKADLKRGLSPYAIWANHQNELPCSHRTIYRLIQDRALGDVSAFDLPYKIRYRP from the coding sequence ATGAGCAAACACCAACACCTGACCCTGGAAGAGAGGGTCCAAATCAAAGTGAAACTGGACGCTGCCTGTTCTTTTCGAAAGATCGCCAAAGATCTGGGCAAGTCACCGACCACCATCTCCCAAGAGATAAGAAAGCATCGGAGGCGGATTGAGAAGAATGCCTTCAACACCCTTTACAATCCCTGCAAGCATCGCCACCATTGCTCCGCCAAACTCCTGTGCGGCAGGCTCTACTGCGAGAAGAAAACCTGTGCATCCTGCAAGGAAGGCTGCTCCAGTCTTTGTCCTCACTTTGAGGAGGAGCATTGCCCTCTCCTGCAAAAGGCACCCTTTGTCTGCAATGGCTGCAAACAAAAGAACCGCTGCGGGCTGACCCGCTACGAGTACATGCCCAGTGTCGCTCAGCAAGAGTACCTCGAGCTCCTGTCGGATGCCCGGCTTGGCCGATCCTACTTGCCCGAAGAGATCACTTTCATCAATGAAACCGTCAAGGCCGATCTCAAACGGGGCTTATCGCCTTACGCCATCTGGGCCAACCACCAAAACGAACTCCCCTGTTCGCACCGGACCATCTATCGGCTCATTCAGGATCGGGCTTTGGGAGATGTTTCAGCTTTTGACCTACCCTACAAGATCCGTTACCGGCC
- a CDS encoding DNA topoisomerase, whose protein sequence is MSQAYDNTSISQLKGPDRVRLRPGVIFGSDDLRGCQQSFFEILSNSIDEAREGHGRVITVKRFPDHSIEVTDRGRGIPLDFNPVENRFNWELVYCELYAGGKYKTNLGENYEYSLGLNGLGACATQYASRWFDVAVTRDGFLYELHFEKGHNIGGLKKTPVKTGVTGTIQRWMPDDDIFTEIAIPSDYFHSTLKQQAVINKGVTFEFIDELENTKTLYEYPDGILGLVREMNVDGITEPAFFSGEGSGRDREDRQDYTVKCDVAFAFNNHTREGRYYHNSSWLEYGGSPDRAVRSAFVSAFDNFLKNEGKYRANESKINFGDIEESLILLTSSFSTVTSYENQTKRSINNRFIQRFMTDLIRSRLDIWFIEHREEGLRAADQVLLNRRSRERAEKTRLAVKRDLMQQIDLSNRVKMFVDCRTQDTSRRELYIVEGNSALGSVKMARDAEFQAVIPVRGKILNCLKADYNAIFKNDIIMDLIKILGCGVDIPRKYSKDIPPFDMDRLRWSKVIICTDADVDGFQIRTLIMAMFYRLTPELIRQKRIFIAESPLYEISHRTRRLESTYFAYSDQEKNEILAKLGDGSVHIQRSKGLGENEPGMMWNTTMNPDTRRLIAVLPEDEEIMRDSFDLLLGDDIPGRRQHIEANGHLYMEMLDVG, encoded by the coding sequence ATGAGCCAGGCCTACGATAATACAAGTATCTCACAGTTGAAAGGGCCTGATCGGGTCAGGTTGCGCCCCGGGGTCATCTTCGGATCGGACGACCTGAGGGGGTGCCAGCAGTCCTTTTTTGAAATTCTCTCCAATTCCATCGACGAGGCGCGCGAGGGACATGGACGGGTTATTACGGTCAAACGTTTCCCGGATCACTCCATCGAGGTGACTGACCGCGGACGGGGAATACCGCTCGATTTCAACCCGGTCGAAAACCGTTTCAACTGGGAGCTGGTCTATTGCGAACTTTATGCTGGCGGGAAATACAAGACCAATCTGGGTGAAAATTACGAATACAGCCTGGGTTTGAATGGACTGGGAGCTTGCGCCACCCAGTACGCATCCAGATGGTTTGACGTCGCAGTGACCCGTGACGGCTTTCTTTATGAGCTGCATTTTGAAAAGGGCCATAACATCGGCGGGCTTAAAAAAACGCCTGTCAAAACCGGTGTGACCGGCACCATCCAGCGCTGGATGCCCGACGACGACATCTTCACGGAGATTGCCATTCCCTCGGACTACTTTCACTCCACACTCAAACAGCAGGCCGTGATCAACAAAGGGGTCACCTTTGAGTTCATCGACGAACTTGAGAATACCAAAACCCTTTACGAGTATCCAGATGGAATCCTGGGCCTGGTCAGAGAGATGAACGTCGACGGCATCACGGAGCCGGCCTTCTTTTCAGGTGAAGGCAGCGGCCGGGATCGGGAGGACAGGCAGGACTATACCGTTAAATGCGACGTGGCCTTCGCCTTCAACAACCATACCCGCGAGGGCCGTTACTACCACAACTCCTCCTGGCTCGAATACGGCGGATCGCCTGACAGGGCTGTGCGGTCAGCCTTTGTCTCCGCCTTTGACAATTTTCTGAAAAACGAGGGCAAATACAGAGCCAATGAATCAAAGATTAACTTCGGGGATATCGAAGAAAGTCTCATCCTGCTAACCAGCTCCTTTTCCACGGTAACCAGCTATGAAAACCAGACCAAGCGGTCGATCAATAACCGCTTTATCCAGCGTTTCATGACCGACCTGATCCGCTCAAGACTGGATATCTGGTTCATCGAACATCGTGAAGAGGGCTTGAGAGCAGCCGATCAGGTTCTTTTAAACCGCAGGAGCCGTGAAAGAGCGGAGAAAACGAGACTGGCCGTCAAGCGCGACCTCATGCAGCAGATCGACCTGTCCAACCGGGTCAAGATGTTTGTCGATTGCCGGACTCAGGATACCAGCCGCCGGGAACTCTATATCGTGGAGGGCAATTCAGCTCTGGGTTCCGTCAAGATGGCCAGGGACGCGGAGTTTCAGGCCGTCATTCCCGTCAGGGGCAAGATCCTCAACTGCCTCAAGGCCGATTACAATGCCATCTTTAAGAATGACATCATCATGGATCTGATCAAGATTCTGGGATGCGGTGTTGATATTCCCCGGAAATACAGCAAGGATATACCGCCCTTTGACATGGACCGGCTGCGCTGGAGCAAGGTGATTATCTGCACTGACGCCGATGTGGATGGCTTTCAGATCCGGACCTTGATCATGGCCATGTTCTACCGGCTGACGCCTGAATTAATCAGGCAGAAGAGAATTTTCATCGCCGAGTCGCCCCTCTACGAGATCAGCCACCGGACCAGGCGCTTGGAAAGCACCTATTTTGCCTACTCCGATCAGGAAAAGAATGAAATCCTGGCAAAGCTGGGCGACGGGAGTGTCCATATCCAGCGCTCGAAAGGTTTGGGTGAAAATGAACCGGGCATGATGTGGAATACCACCATGAACCCGGATACCCGCAGGCTGATTGCCGTCCTGCCTGAAGACGAGGAGATCATGCGTGACAGCTTTGATCTTCTGCTGGGAGACGACATACCGGGCCGGCGCCAGCATATTGAAGCGAACGGCCATCTTTACATGGAGATGCTGGATGTCGGCTGA
- a CDS encoding topoisomerase IV: MAKAIEKKISDTLFENYMPYAMSVIVSRAIPEIDGFKPAHRKLLYTMHQMKLLGGARAKSADVVGQTMKLNPHGDQAIYETLVRLTRGNGSLLHPWIDSKGNFGSVSSRDMQYAAARYTEVRLDPLCETILSGLDKDAVDFTDNYSGTMKEPVLLPAVFPAILVNNNQGIAVGMASNICSFNLKEVCETTIAFIRDPEADLMDTLPAPDFSTGAYLIYDREEMSEIYRTGRGSFQLRATADVNRKQNRIEFREIPYTTTIETIIDDIADGIKKGKLRDIVSVRDETDLNGLCIAVDYKPSADPDLVVHQLFAATSLQNPFSCNFNVLIGNRPRLLGVRELLLEWVEWRSGCIRRETAFEAAKKRQVLHLLRGLEKILLDIDKAIAVIRLTETEQEVVPRLMTAFDIDEVQAEHVAEIRLRHLNREYIMKRIKDIEALENEIGELDRLAKSRARIRDKIIRQLKDVAKRYGQERKTRLIAPEEIEVPEEEELIPSYNTRLFLTEEGYFKKLPATSLRGNFEIRVKEGDRLIQQLDSSNHAELLFFTDKAQVYKMLAWEIEDHRPSLLGEYTPNLLELDEGERVIFIHSSTEPFTGEFLMFFKNGKGVRIDASHYETKQRRKKLINAYDDSSPLIGMAYLPEGSDRFFAIRSKKNKLLYFKASQVVKKATRTAQGAMVLRSKNDWLTALYEEDELTFIRDLDYYRIQKIPTAGRYIREETLDDRQLVLDPAE, from the coding sequence ATGGCTAAGGCAATCGAAAAGAAAATATCCGACACCCTGTTTGAAAATTACATGCCTTATGCCATGAGTGTCATCGTGTCGCGGGCGATCCCCGAGATTGACGGGTTCAAGCCCGCCCACCGCAAACTGCTTTACACCATGCACCAGATGAAGCTGCTCGGTGGGGCCAGGGCCAAGTCCGCCGACGTAGTAGGTCAGACCATGAAACTGAATCCGCACGGTGACCAGGCCATCTATGAGACCCTGGTGCGCCTGACCCGCGGCAATGGATCCCTGCTCCATCCCTGGATTGACTCCAAGGGCAATTTCGGTAGTGTATCATCGCGCGATATGCAATACGCCGCCGCCCGCTACACAGAGGTCAGACTTGATCCCCTTTGCGAGACCATTCTCTCCGGCCTGGACAAGGACGCAGTCGATTTTACCGACAATTATTCCGGGACCATGAAGGAACCGGTCCTCCTGCCGGCTGTCTTCCCGGCCATCCTGGTCAACAACAACCAGGGAATCGCGGTTGGCATGGCCAGCAATATTTGCTCCTTCAATCTGAAAGAAGTCTGCGAAACGACCATTGCTTTCATCCGCGACCCGGAAGCCGATCTGATGGACACCCTGCCCGCGCCGGACTTTTCAACCGGTGCCTACCTGATTTATGACCGTGAAGAAATGAGCGAGATTTACAGGACGGGGCGGGGATCTTTCCAGCTTAGGGCCACAGCCGATGTGAACCGCAAACAGAACCGGATTGAATTCCGTGAGATCCCCTATACGACTACCATCGAGACCATCATCGACGACATTGCGGACGGGATCAAAAAGGGCAAGCTTCGGGACATTGTTTCTGTCCGTGATGAGACGGACTTGAATGGTCTTTGCATCGCTGTTGATTACAAGCCGTCAGCCGATCCCGATCTTGTCGTCCACCAGCTCTTCGCGGCCACTTCCCTGCAAAATCCCTTCTCCTGCAATTTCAACGTCCTGATCGGCAACAGGCCGCGCTTGCTGGGTGTGCGGGAACTCCTACTGGAGTGGGTGGAATGGCGGAGCGGCTGCATCCGCCGCGAAACCGCTTTTGAAGCCGCCAAAAAGCGGCAAGTGCTCCACCTTCTTCGGGGTTTGGAAAAGATCCTTCTTGATATCGACAAGGCCATCGCGGTGATCAGGCTGACGGAAACGGAACAAGAGGTGGTTCCCCGCCTGATGACGGCCTTCGATATTGATGAAGTACAGGCGGAGCACGTGGCGGAGATCAGGCTGCGTCACCTCAACCGTGAGTACATTATGAAGCGTATCAAGGACATCGAAGCGCTGGAAAACGAGATTGGCGAACTGGACAGGCTGGCAAAAAGCCGGGCCAGGATCCGGGATAAAATTATCCGGCAGCTGAAGGATGTGGCCAAACGTTATGGCCAGGAGAGGAAAACGCGTTTGATCGCGCCTGAGGAAATTGAGGTTCCGGAAGAAGAGGAGCTGATTCCATCCTATAACACACGTCTTTTCCTGACGGAGGAGGGTTATTTCAAAAAATTGCCCGCAACGTCGCTGCGCGGCAATTTCGAGATAAGGGTCAAAGAGGGGGATCGGCTGATCCAGCAGCTGGATTCCAGCAACCATGCGGAACTCTTGTTTTTTACCGACAAGGCCCAGGTCTACAAGATGCTGGCCTGGGAAATTGAGGATCACCGCCCGTCACTTCTGGGAGAATACACGCCTAACTTGCTTGAGCTTGACGAGGGAGAGCGCGTTATCTTCATCCATTCGTCAACTGAACCATTCACCGGCGAGTTTTTGATGTTTTTCAAAAACGGCAAAGGGGTGAGGATCGACGCCTCCCATTACGAGACCAAGCAAAGACGGAAAAAACTGATCAATGCCTACGACGATTCGTCACCTCTGATCGGCATGGCCTATCTGCCGGAAGGCAGTGACCGATTTTTTGCCATTCGCTCGAAAAAGAATAAACTGCTCTACTTCAAGGCCTCCCAGGTCGTGAAAAAGGCCACGCGAACTGCGCAGGGTGCCATGGTTCTCCGCTCGAAAAATGACTGGTTGACGGCCCTTTATGAGGAGGACGAATTGACCTTCATCCGTGATCTTGATTATTACCGCATCCAGAAGATTCCGACAGCAGGGCGGTACATAAGGGAAGAAACCCTCGACGACAGACAGCTTGTCCTCGATCCGGCAGAATAA
- a CDS encoding HAD hydrolase-like protein: MLVDNKSKEKEQSPERGLTLSCRIRSLFFPDLIVGSPLAIDFARLVSWGFRLALVDIDNTLVRHGSQAGDDHAVRVIRRMQDAGLTPVVASNAPRKRARAFADSLGIEFIAKAKKPQIEAICLALEERACLPQHTIMIGDQLLTDVWSARKAGIPVILTDRRSRQEIITVRLKRPLEWLLIRLGGKTRWHALRENYTGLAPEES; this comes from the coding sequence ATGTTGGTTGATAACAAGAGCAAAGAAAAAGAACAGAGCCCGGAGCGTGGCCTCACCCTGTCATGCCGGATCCGGTCACTGTTTTTCCCTGATCTGATTGTGGGCTCTCCGCTTGCCATCGATTTCGCCAGACTTGTTTCATGGGGTTTCCGCCTCGCCCTGGTTGACATCGACAATACGCTTGTCCGCCACGGCAGCCAGGCAGGCGATGATCACGCGGTCCGGGTCATCAGGAGAATGCAGGATGCCGGTCTGACCCCGGTCGTTGCCTCCAATGCACCCAGGAAACGTGCCCGGGCCTTCGCCGATTCGCTGGGGATCGAGTTTATCGCCAAGGCCAAAAAACCGCAGATTGAAGCCATCTGCCTGGCACTTGAAGAACGCGCCTGCCTGCCTCAACACACCATCATGATTGGCGACCAGCTCCTGACTGACGTCTGGTCAGCCAGAAAGGCCGGTATCCCGGTCATCCTGACTGACAGGCGATCCCGGCAGGAAATCATCACAGTCCGCCTGAAACGTCCGCTTGAATGGCTCCTTATCCGCCTGGGCGGCAAGACGCGCTGGCACGCTCTGCGGGAAAACTACACCGGGCTGGCCCCGGAAGAGAGCTGA
- the efp gene encoding elongation factor P, producing the protein MISAGDFRNGTGFVLDGQPCQVIEFQHVKPGKGSAFVRVKFKNLQTGSVVQKSFNPSDKYEPVHLENRDMAYIYQDGDLFYFMDQSTYDQIPIGRDKLEHALPYLKEGMIVRIVSWDGQILEVEMPNTVELEIVECEPAVRGDTAQSATKNAILETGAVIRVPLFVNQNEIVRIDTRTGEYLERA; encoded by the coding sequence ATGATCAGTGCAGGGGATTTTCGCAATGGAACGGGATTTGTCCTGGACGGCCAGCCGTGCCAGGTCATCGAGTTTCAGCATGTCAAGCCTGGAAAGGGTTCAGCCTTTGTCCGCGTCAAGTTTAAAAATCTGCAGACCGGCAGTGTGGTGCAAAAGAGCTTCAACCCCTCGGATAAGTATGAGCCGGTTCATCTGGAAAACAGGGACATGGCCTATATCTATCAGGACGGCGACCTCTTCTATTTCATGGATCAGTCGACCTATGACCAGATACCGATTGGGCGCGACAAGCTGGAACATGCCCTGCCTTATCTCAAGGAGGGGATGATCGTCCGCATCGTTTCATGGGACGGCCAAATCCTTGAAGTGGAAATGCCCAATACCGTCGAGCTGGAGATCGTTGAATGTGAACCGGCTGTCCGTGGCGATACAGCGCAAAGCGCGACCAAGAATGCGATTCTGGAAACAGGTGCAGTTATTCGTGTCCCGCTCTTTGTCAACCAGAACGAAATCGTTCGCATCGATACGCGGACGGGAGAATATCTGGAGCGGGCCTGA
- a CDS encoding Asp23/Gls24 family envelope stress response protein, which translates to MESDGRQFSIKGERTMSQGFIAQYAAEAALHTAGVSGLNTGIASGLKEAIGLVPEGRGVRVSFRGEESDDVVITVYLDVLYGYVMPEVAWSVQEGVKRDVERFTGLNVDAVHVHVVRVTEDATAPREDVPAEEKQEDYL; encoded by the coding sequence ATGGAAAGCGACGGCCGGCAGTTCTCAATCAAGGGTGAGCGAACCATGTCACAAGGGTTCATCGCCCAATACGCCGCAGAAGCGGCGCTCCATACGGCCGGCGTCAGCGGCTTGAATACGGGAATCGCTTCAGGCTTGAAGGAGGCCATTGGGCTGGTGCCCGAAGGCCGCGGAGTTCGCGTTTCCTTCCGGGGCGAGGAATCGGACGACGTTGTCATTACGGTCTACCTGGATGTCCTTTACGGCTATGTCATGCCTGAAGTGGCCTGGTCGGTTCAGGAAGGTGTCAAGCGGGACGTTGAACGGTTCACGGGTCTGAATGTCGATGCGGTCCATGTCCACGTTGTCCGGGTCACGGAGGACGCGACGGCGCCGCGGGAGGATGTTCCCGCTGAAGAAAAGCAGGAGGACTACCTATGA
- the amaP gene encoding alkaline shock response membrane anchor protein AmaP, whose product MSPWARIILIVFSFLLSVFFLISLLMIISTDILTGMITLILDVAQKQPARTIAAVAGLVGFLVSVIALIVSIMAGRLRKTRIRTNEIGHIEIGVEAIENIALNAAKISQSGVKTAKARVSPAKGGRLSVRMIIQAFSDVEIPMMMARVQERVKKDIEKYTGVEVDSVEVRVSRVETVAPRVER is encoded by the coding sequence ATGAGCCCTTGGGCCAGGATTATTTTAATTGTATTCTCTTTTCTCTTGTCGGTCTTTTTCCTGATCAGTCTTTTGATGATTATCAGCACCGATATCCTGACCGGAATGATCACCCTCATACTCGATGTGGCACAAAAGCAGCCGGCCAGAACCATCGCGGCCGTGGCCGGCCTGGTCGGTTTTCTGGTCTCTGTCATCGCGCTGATCGTTTCCATCATGGCGGGGCGTCTTCGTAAAACCAGAATCCGGACCAATGAGATCGGGCACATTGAAATTGGTGTTGAAGCCATCGAAAACATCGCCCTCAACGCTGCCAAAATTTCCCAGTCGGGTGTCAAGACCGCCAAGGCGCGCGTATCACCGGCCAAGGGAGGCAGACTGTCGGTCCGGATGATCATCCAGGCCTTCTCGGATGTCGAGATCCCCATGATGATGGCGCGGGTCCAGGAACGCGTCAAGAAGGATATCGAAAAATATACGGGCGTTGAAGTCGACAGTGTTGAAGTCCGTGTCAGCCGGGTGGAAACGGTTGCCCCGAGGGTGGAGCGGTAA
- a CDS encoding DUF2273 domain-containing protein produces MHTNDPSGKPDRGGRPPLSSGIIGALIMFAVALLWILFGFWRLLFIFLLTLAGYYVGFRYFRDRDAIRKLIDRILPPGMFR; encoded by the coding sequence ATGCATACAAATGACCCATCCGGCAAACCCGACAGGGGTGGACGCCCCCCCTTGTCTTCCGGCATCATCGGTGCCCTGATTATGTTCGCAGTTGCCCTTCTGTGGATTCTGTTTGGTTTCTGGAGGCTCTTGTTCATTTTCCTGCTTACGCTCGCAGGTTATTATGTCGGATTCCGCTATTTTCGCGATCGGGATGCCATCCGGAAACTGATTGACCGGATTCTTCCGCCCGGCATGTTCCGCTAG
- the nusB gene encoding transcription antitermination factor NusB yields MSRHTAREKALKFLYQLEVRPGGREDQLEGFLRIEPINDRTDRAYFDRLIQGVENCRDAIDSIIAAYLRGWTMDRQLLIDLSILRIAVFELLFDTEIPAEIAISEAVIFANEYGTDQSRSFINAVLGSIEKKEKRPGQTSEITEDCP; encoded by the coding sequence ATGAGCCGGCACACGGCGCGGGAGAAAGCCTTGAAGTTTCTCTACCAGCTTGAGGTCAGGCCTGGAGGCCGGGAAGATCAGCTGGAAGGTTTTCTCCGTATCGAACCCATTAATGACAGAACGGACCGCGCCTATTTTGACCGCCTGATCCAGGGGGTGGAAAATTGCCGGGATGCCATTGATTCCATTATCGCGGCCTATTTGCGAGGCTGGACCATGGACCGGCAGCTGCTGATTGATCTTTCCATCTTGAGAATTGCGGTCTTCGAGCTCCTGTTCGACACAGAAATTCCTGCCGAAATCGCCATTTCGGAAGCCGTCATCTTTGCCAACGAATACGGGACCGATCAATCACGGTCTTTCATCAATGCGGTGCTGGGAAGCATTGAAAAAAAAGAAAAGAGACCTGGTCAAACGAGTGAGATCACGGAGGACTGCCCCTGA
- the xseA gene encoding exodeoxyribonuclease VII large subunit, translated as MDQVFTVTGLNRAVNDRLSKDPELGKVRVRGEISGLKKYPSGHIYFTLKDEYASVSCVLFRQSVGNAPAGMGDGMQVLLLARTNLYDKSGRFQLIVDSAQEEGVGDLYRRFLELKDSLARQGLFDEKNKKPIPFIPRRVVAITSEAGAVIRDIIHVLRRRFPGIGLILIPVPVQGAGAEREIAAAIEIANRLSLGDVIIVGRGGGSQEDLQPFNEEVTARAIAASSIPVISAVGHETDYTIADFASDLRAPTPSAAAELAVPVKGDVLLKLDQLAGTMEQALAARIESHLRRVDELSRRPVLVHPAAIIDRHQARVELLGHRLFFNWGRLEDAERAGVRNLSDRLKIAAEKKIDQASHRFEKSARALQALSPLEVLSRGYALVTDDQGRTVTTASQLGKGDALDLIFKDGQVGCEVTEPLN; from the coding sequence ATGGACCAGGTCTTCACCGTAACCGGACTCAACCGCGCAGTCAACGACCGGCTGTCCAAGGATCCTGAACTCGGCAAGGTCAGGGTGCGGGGAGAGATATCGGGCCTGAAAAAGTACCCTTCAGGCCATATCTATTTCACCCTGAAGGACGAATATGCCTCCGTGTCCTGTGTCCTCTTCAGGCAATCGGTTGGGAATGCCCCCGCGGGGATGGGGGACGGCATGCAGGTTCTCCTGCTCGCCCGAACCAACCTTTACGACAAGAGCGGCAGGTTTCAATTGATTGTCGACAGTGCCCAGGAGGAAGGCGTCGGTGACCTTTACCGCCGCTTTCTTGAATTGAAAGACAGCCTGGCCCGCCAGGGCCTCTTTGATGAGAAGAATAAAAAACCCATCCCTTTCATTCCCCGCCGTGTCGTGGCCATTACCTCGGAAGCGGGCGCTGTGATCCGCGATATCATTCATGTCCTGCGCAGACGCTTTCCAGGAATCGGCCTGATTCTAATTCCGGTTCCGGTCCAGGGGGCTGGGGCCGAACGGGAGATCGCCGCGGCCATCGAGATTGCCAATCGTCTCTCCCTGGGCGATGTCATCATCGTCGGGCGTGGCGGCGGTTCCCAGGAGGACCTGCAGCCTTTCAACGAGGAAGTGACGGCCCGGGCAATCGCGGCGTCTTCCATTCCTGTCATTTCGGCCGTCGGCCACGAAACCGACTATACCATCGCCGATTTTGCTTCTGACCTTCGGGCTCCGACGCCTTCAGCGGCAGCCGAGCTGGCTGTTCCGGTCAAGGGAGATGTCCTGCTGAAATTGGATCAGTTGGCGGGTACCATGGAACAGGCCCTGGCAGCAAGGATTGAATCGCATCTCAGGCGGGTCGATGAACTGTCAAGACGACCCGTTCTTGTTCATCCCGCAGCCATTATCGATCGCCACCAGGCCAGGGTAGAACTGCTTGGCCACCGCTTGTTTTTTAACTGGGGCAGGTTGGAAGATGCGGAGAGAGCCGGGGTCAGGAACCTTTCAGACAGGCTGAAAATCGCGGCGGAAAAAAAGATTGACCAGGCAAGCCATCGCTTTGAAAAGTCGGCCAGGGCGCTTCAGGCTCTTTCACCGCTGGAAGTTCTGTCACGCGGCTATGCGCTGGTGACGGATGATCAGGGGCGCACCGTGACGACAGCATCACAGCTCGGCAAAGGCGATGCATTGGATCTGATCTTCAAGGATGGACAGGTGGGCTGTGAGGTCACAGAACCTCTAAACTGA
- the xseB gene encoding exodeoxyribonuclease VII small subunit, translating to MTYERAIHRLEEIVTLLERGESSLDDAMALFREGIALSSFCTGKLRDMKEEMVKLVDAEGGIAPISELE from the coding sequence ATGACCTATGAGAGGGCGATACACCGCCTGGAGGAAATTGTTACCCTGCTGGAGCGGGGGGAATCCTCCCTGGACGATGCCATGGCGCTTTTTCGTGAGGGTATCGCTTTATCATCCTTTTGCACCGGCAAACTGCGTGACATGAAAGAGGAAATGGTCAAACTTGTCGATGCGGAAGGCGGGATTGCCCCTATCAGTGAACTTGAATGA
- a CDS encoding polyprenyl synthetase family protein: protein MKDLEGEAGWLIRLERLLEKELTPRATGSGPVWEAARYSLLGGGKRIRPRLLLAAASLPGSLPPQVLPFAGALEMVHTYSLIHDDLPSMDNDDYRRGRPACHKVYGEARAILAGDLLLNRAFELMIRVCREKPDAGALRAMEILGRAAGGEGMILGQDLDLALENKPADSIDISEVLQVSELKTSRLIRAALLMGGALAGVADSVMEELAIAGTAGGIAFQIKDDILDSVSNRDTLGKTPGKDQLAGKKTWVTMAGLEGAYLLLGQRAGEVAGALDRLRAMGFEIAPLENLMRSLIERKQ, encoded by the coding sequence GTGAAAGACCTTGAAGGAGAGGCTGGATGGCTGATCCGGCTGGAAAGACTCCTCGAAAAAGAATTGACCCCCAGGGCAACCGGTTCCGGTCCTGTATGGGAAGCTGCCCGCTACAGTCTGCTTGGCGGGGGAAAACGGATCAGGCCCCGCTTGCTCCTGGCTGCGGCCAGCCTCCCGGGATCACTTCCGCCGCAGGTCCTGCCCTTTGCGGGAGCCCTCGAGATGGTCCATACTTACTCACTTATCCACGACGATCTTCCTTCCATGGATAATGACGATTACCGGAGAGGGCGCCCCGCCTGCCACAAGGTCTACGGGGAGGCGAGGGCCATTCTGGCGGGTGACCTGCTTCTTAACAGAGCTTTTGAACTGATGATACGGGTATGCCGGGAAAAACCGGATGCCGGTGCTCTCCGGGCCATGGAGATCCTGGGCCGGGCAGCAGGAGGGGAGGGGATGATCCTGGGCCAGGACCTGGACCTGGCCCTGGAAAATAAGCCGGCCGACAGCATCGATATCTCCGAAGTGCTCCAGGTGTCAGAGCTGAAAACCTCCCGCTTGATCCGTGCAGCACTGCTGATGGGCGGCGCGCTTGCCGGCGTGGCCGACAGTGTGATGGAAGAGCTTGCCATTGCGGGTACAGCAGGAGGGATTGCCTTCCAGATCAAGGACGATATTCTTGATTCCGTCTCAAACCGTGATACACTGGGCAAGACGCCCGGAAAGGACCAGCTGGCCGGCAAAAAAACCTGGGTTACCATGGCCGGCCTGGAAGGCGCGTATTTGCTTCTCGGCCAAAGGGCAGGAGAAGTCGCCGGGGCCCTGGACCGGCTCCGGGCTATGGGGTTTGAAATCGCTCCCCTTGAAAATCTGATGCGAAGTTTGATTGAAAGGAAGCAATAA